One region of Paralichthys olivaceus isolate ysfri-2021 chromosome 12, ASM2471397v2, whole genome shotgun sequence genomic DNA includes:
- the sec23a gene encoding protein transport protein Sec23A isoform X2 — protein MATFPEYIAQNEERDGVRFSWNVWPSSRLEATRMVVPVAALFTPLKERPDLPPIQYEPVLCSRATCRAVLNPLCQVDYRAKLWACNFCYQRNQFPPSYAGISEVNQPAELLPQFSTIEYVVQRGPQMPLVFLYVVDTCMEDEDLQALKESLQMSLSLLPPTALVGLITFGRMVQVHELGCEGISKSYVFRGTKDLNAKQLQEMLGLTKPSATQGRGPQTVQQPLSNRFLQPVQKIDMNLTDLLGELQRDPWPVTQGKRPLRSLGVAMSIAVGLLECTFLNTGARIMTFIGGPATQGPGMVVGDELKTPIRSWHDIEKDNAKFMKKATKHYESLANRASNNGHIIDMYACALDQTGLLEMKCCANYTGGYMVMADSFNTSLFKQTFQRVFTRDVQGSFKMAFAATLEVKTSREIKLSGAIGPCVSLNAKGPCVSESEIGTGGTCQWKICGLDPSTTLALYFEVVNQHNAPIPQGGRGAIQFVTQYQHSSGQRRIRVTTTARNWADAQTQIQNIAASFDQEAAAILMARLAVYRAETEEGPDVLRWLDRQLIRLCQKFGDYHKDDPNSFRFSETFSLYPQFMFHLRRSPFLQVFNNSPDESSYYRHQFNRQDLTQALIMIQPVLYAYSFNGPPEPVLLDSSSILPDRILLMDTFFQILIYHGETVSQWRKAGYQDVPEYENFKHLLQAPVDDAQELLHNRFPMPRYIDTEHGGSQARFLLSKVNPSQTHNNMYTWGQESGAPILTDDVSLQVFMDHLKKLAVSSAA, from the exons ATGGCAACCTTTCCAGAATACATTGCTCAGAATGAGGAGCGTGATGGTGTTCGCTTCAGCTGGAACGTGTGGCCCTCCAGTCGGTTGGAGGCCACTCGGATGGTGGTGCCGGTGGCTGCTCTGTTCACGCCCCTGAAGGAGCGACCCGACCTGCCCCCAATCCAGTATGAACCGGTTCTCTGCAGCCGTGCCACCTGTCGTGCTGTGCTCAACCCCCTGTG TCAGGTGGACTACCGAGCCAAACTGTGGGCGTGTAACTTCTGTTACCAGAGGAATCAG ttTCCTCCATCCTACGCTGGGATCTCTGAGGTGAACCAACCTGCTGAGCTGCTGCCTCAGTTCTCCACCATCGAGTACGTGGTGCAG CGGGGTCCTCAGATGCCGCTGGTCTTCCTGTATGTGGTGGACACCTGTATGGAGGACGAAGACCTGCAGGCTCTGAAGGAGTCTCTGCAGATGTCCCTGTCCTTGCTCCCTCCCACTGCACTGGTCGGACTCATCACTTTCGGACGCATGGTCCAGGTCCACGAGCTCGGCTGTGAGGGGATCTCCAAGAGCTACGTCTTCAGGGGGACCAAGGACCTGAACGCTAAGCAGCTGCAG GAGATGCTTGGTTTGACCAAACCTTCGGCCACTCAGGGCCGAGGTCCTCAAACGGTCCAACAGCCTCTGTCCAacag GTTCCTGCAGCCAGTGCAGAAGATCGACATGAACCTGACCGACCTGTTGGGGGAACTGCAACGTGACCCCTGGCCAGTCACTCAGGGGAAGAGACCTCTGCGCTCTCTAGGCGTGGCCATGTCCATCGCTGTCGGCCTATTGGAG TGCACCTTCCTCAACACTGGCGCTCGGATCATGACATTCATCGGTGGCCCAGCGACACAGGGTCCTGGCATGGTGGTTGGAGACGAACTAAAGACGCCCATCAGGTCGTGGCACGACATCGAGAAGGACAACGCCAAGTTCATGAAGAAAGCCACTAAG CACTATGAGTCTCTTGCCAACAGAGCATCCAATAATGGTCACATCATCGACATGTACGCCTGTGCTCTTGATCAGACCGGTCTGCTGGAGATGAAGTGCTGTGCCAACTACACCgg AGGCTACATGGTGATGGCGGACTCCTTCAACACATCTCTGTTTAAACAAACCTTCCAAAGAGTGTTCACCAGAGATGTCCAGGGGTCTTTTAAAATGGCTTTCGCCGCCACACTGGAGGTCAAG ACTTCCAGAGAGATCAAGCTCTCCGGAGCCATTGGACCTTGTGTGTCTTTGAACGCTAAAGGACCCTGTGTCTCTGAGAGT GAGATCGGTACCGGAGGAACATGTCAATGGAAGATCTGTGGTTTGGATCCCAGCACCACACTGGCTCTTTACTTCGAGGTCGTCAACCAG CACAATGCTCCGATTCCTCAGGGAGGCCGTGGAGCGATCCAGTTCGTGACTCAGTACCAGCACTCGTCAGGACAGAGACGCATCAGAGTCACCACCACCGCCAGGAA CTGGGCAGATGCTCAGACTCAGATACAGAACATCGCTGCGTCTTTCGACCAGGAGGCGGCGGCTATTTTGATGGCGAGGCTGGCAGTGTACCGTgcggagacagaggaggggcCAGATGTTCTGCGATGGTTGGACAGACAGCTGATCCGTCTG tgtcagaAGTTTGGAGATTATCACAAAGATGATCCAAATTCCTTCAGGTTCTCCGAGACCTTCTCCCTCTACCCTCAG ttcatGTTCCACCTGCGGCGCTCTCCGTTCCTTCAGGTATTCAACAACAGTCCAGACGAGAGTTCGTACTATAGACATCAGTTCAACAGACAGGACCTGACTCAGGCTCTCATCATGATCCAACCGGTTTTGTACGCCTACTCCTTCAATGGGCCGCCAGAG CCCGTCTTGttggacagcagcagcatcctgcCGGACAGAATCCTCCTGATGGACACATTCTTTCAGATCCTCATTTACCACGGAGAG acggTGTCTCAGTGGAGGAAGGCTGGTTACCAGGACGTCCCCGAGTATGAAAACTTCAAACACCTTCTTCAGGCTCCAGTGGACGATGCTCAGGAGCTGCTACACAATCGTTTTCCGATGCCCAGATACATAGACACAGAGCACGGAGGCAGCCAG GCTCGTTTCCTGCTCTCCAAAGTGAACCCCTCCCAGACCCACAACAACATGTACACCTGGGGGCAG GAGTCTGGAGCTCCCATCCTGACTGACGACGTCAGTCTACAGGTGTTCATGGATCATCTGAAGAAACTTGCTGTCTCCAGTGCCGCCTGA
- the sec23a gene encoding protein transport protein Sec23A isoform X1, translated as MHPHVKVNVYRSGVWSLNIGQSETSIFLSSLCRDVAPGRRHVVLLRCQFSAAALLPDGVSCSLCVCIAMATFPEYIAQNEERDGVRFSWNVWPSSRLEATRMVVPVAALFTPLKERPDLPPIQYEPVLCSRATCRAVLNPLCQVDYRAKLWACNFCYQRNQFPPSYAGISEVNQPAELLPQFSTIEYVVQRGPQMPLVFLYVVDTCMEDEDLQALKESLQMSLSLLPPTALVGLITFGRMVQVHELGCEGISKSYVFRGTKDLNAKQLQEMLGLTKPSATQGRGPQTVQQPLSNRFLQPVQKIDMNLTDLLGELQRDPWPVTQGKRPLRSLGVAMSIAVGLLECTFLNTGARIMTFIGGPATQGPGMVVGDELKTPIRSWHDIEKDNAKFMKKATKHYESLANRASNNGHIIDMYACALDQTGLLEMKCCANYTGGYMVMADSFNTSLFKQTFQRVFTRDVQGSFKMAFAATLEVKTSREIKLSGAIGPCVSLNAKGPCVSESEIGTGGTCQWKICGLDPSTTLALYFEVVNQHNAPIPQGGRGAIQFVTQYQHSSGQRRIRVTTTARNWADAQTQIQNIAASFDQEAAAILMARLAVYRAETEEGPDVLRWLDRQLIRLCQKFGDYHKDDPNSFRFSETFSLYPQFMFHLRRSPFLQVFNNSPDESSYYRHQFNRQDLTQALIMIQPVLYAYSFNGPPEPVLLDSSSILPDRILLMDTFFQILIYHGETVSQWRKAGYQDVPEYENFKHLLQAPVDDAQELLHNRFPMPRYIDTEHGGSQARFLLSKVNPSQTHNNMYTWGQESGAPILTDDVSLQVFMDHLKKLAVSSAA; from the exons ATGCATCCGCATGTGAAAGTGAATGTGTATCGGTCAGGAGTGTGGTCCCTGAATATTGGTCAGAGTGAGACGTCtatatttttgtcttctctgtgtCGTGACGTGGCGCCGGGCCGCCGCCATGTTGTTTTGCTTCGTTGTCAGTTCAGCGCAGCGGCG CTTCTACCTGACGGTGTGTCCTGCtccctgtgtgtctgcattGCCATGGCAACCTTTCCAGAATACATTGCTCAGAATGAGGAGCGTGATGGTGTTCGCTTCAGCTGGAACGTGTGGCCCTCCAGTCGGTTGGAGGCCACTCGGATGGTGGTGCCGGTGGCTGCTCTGTTCACGCCCCTGAAGGAGCGACCCGACCTGCCCCCAATCCAGTATGAACCGGTTCTCTGCAGCCGTGCCACCTGTCGTGCTGTGCTCAACCCCCTGTG TCAGGTGGACTACCGAGCCAAACTGTGGGCGTGTAACTTCTGTTACCAGAGGAATCAG ttTCCTCCATCCTACGCTGGGATCTCTGAGGTGAACCAACCTGCTGAGCTGCTGCCTCAGTTCTCCACCATCGAGTACGTGGTGCAG CGGGGTCCTCAGATGCCGCTGGTCTTCCTGTATGTGGTGGACACCTGTATGGAGGACGAAGACCTGCAGGCTCTGAAGGAGTCTCTGCAGATGTCCCTGTCCTTGCTCCCTCCCACTGCACTGGTCGGACTCATCACTTTCGGACGCATGGTCCAGGTCCACGAGCTCGGCTGTGAGGGGATCTCCAAGAGCTACGTCTTCAGGGGGACCAAGGACCTGAACGCTAAGCAGCTGCAG GAGATGCTTGGTTTGACCAAACCTTCGGCCACTCAGGGCCGAGGTCCTCAAACGGTCCAACAGCCTCTGTCCAacag GTTCCTGCAGCCAGTGCAGAAGATCGACATGAACCTGACCGACCTGTTGGGGGAACTGCAACGTGACCCCTGGCCAGTCACTCAGGGGAAGAGACCTCTGCGCTCTCTAGGCGTGGCCATGTCCATCGCTGTCGGCCTATTGGAG TGCACCTTCCTCAACACTGGCGCTCGGATCATGACATTCATCGGTGGCCCAGCGACACAGGGTCCTGGCATGGTGGTTGGAGACGAACTAAAGACGCCCATCAGGTCGTGGCACGACATCGAGAAGGACAACGCCAAGTTCATGAAGAAAGCCACTAAG CACTATGAGTCTCTTGCCAACAGAGCATCCAATAATGGTCACATCATCGACATGTACGCCTGTGCTCTTGATCAGACCGGTCTGCTGGAGATGAAGTGCTGTGCCAACTACACCgg AGGCTACATGGTGATGGCGGACTCCTTCAACACATCTCTGTTTAAACAAACCTTCCAAAGAGTGTTCACCAGAGATGTCCAGGGGTCTTTTAAAATGGCTTTCGCCGCCACACTGGAGGTCAAG ACTTCCAGAGAGATCAAGCTCTCCGGAGCCATTGGACCTTGTGTGTCTTTGAACGCTAAAGGACCCTGTGTCTCTGAGAGT GAGATCGGTACCGGAGGAACATGTCAATGGAAGATCTGTGGTTTGGATCCCAGCACCACACTGGCTCTTTACTTCGAGGTCGTCAACCAG CACAATGCTCCGATTCCTCAGGGAGGCCGTGGAGCGATCCAGTTCGTGACTCAGTACCAGCACTCGTCAGGACAGAGACGCATCAGAGTCACCACCACCGCCAGGAA CTGGGCAGATGCTCAGACTCAGATACAGAACATCGCTGCGTCTTTCGACCAGGAGGCGGCGGCTATTTTGATGGCGAGGCTGGCAGTGTACCGTgcggagacagaggaggggcCAGATGTTCTGCGATGGTTGGACAGACAGCTGATCCGTCTG tgtcagaAGTTTGGAGATTATCACAAAGATGATCCAAATTCCTTCAGGTTCTCCGAGACCTTCTCCCTCTACCCTCAG ttcatGTTCCACCTGCGGCGCTCTCCGTTCCTTCAGGTATTCAACAACAGTCCAGACGAGAGTTCGTACTATAGACATCAGTTCAACAGACAGGACCTGACTCAGGCTCTCATCATGATCCAACCGGTTTTGTACGCCTACTCCTTCAATGGGCCGCCAGAG CCCGTCTTGttggacagcagcagcatcctgcCGGACAGAATCCTCCTGATGGACACATTCTTTCAGATCCTCATTTACCACGGAGAG acggTGTCTCAGTGGAGGAAGGCTGGTTACCAGGACGTCCCCGAGTATGAAAACTTCAAACACCTTCTTCAGGCTCCAGTGGACGATGCTCAGGAGCTGCTACACAATCGTTTTCCGATGCCCAGATACATAGACACAGAGCACGGAGGCAGCCAG GCTCGTTTCCTGCTCTCCAAAGTGAACCCCTCCCAGACCCACAACAACATGTACACCTGGGGGCAG GAGTCTGGAGCTCCCATCCTGACTGACGACGTCAGTCTACAGGTGTTCATGGATCATCTGAAGAAACTTGCTGTCTCCAGTGCCGCCTGA
- the LOC138412419 gene encoding histamine H2 receptor: protein MADALRTLYATLMAITSTASICGNLLFLLVLLLNKDLRSDMLGLTVSFSLSDLALGLSTIPFGAHNSLSQPSGYPSEGVLCQGSGFIFLLMQTSSIHSLTWATVDKFTEICFALSYRSIWTTGRSRVVLVLVWLFCLVNAILPLLGFGTYAYSRSRFLCCLSFTPDNKYFVLLWMLLGIVAPILTMCSLYGYIVYVARKQARRGTFMCNELHCYYVPANNYLRSSIVMVTTSVCVLVCWLPYISVCLYETFSGQQTSAVTSALSVWLVLTSAALNPWITCMTQT, encoded by the exons ATGGCAGACGCTCTGAGGACGCTGTATGCCACTCTGATGGCTATAACCAGCACAGCATCCATATGTGGgaacctcctcttcctgctggtGCTGCTCCTCAACAAGGATCTTCGGTCCGACATGTTGGGCCTAACCGTGAGTTTCAGCCTCAGCGACTTGGCCCTCGGACTCTCCACCATCCCCTTCGGGGCCCACAACAGCCTCTCCCAGCCCTCTGGATACCCGAGCGAGGGCGTCCTCTGTCAGGGCAGCggcttcatcttcctcctcatgcAGACTTCCTCCATCCACTCGCTCACCTGGGCAACAGTAGACAAGTTCACAGAGATCTGCTTCGCCCTCAGCTACCGGAGCATCTGGACGACCGGACGGAGTCGGGTGGTGCTGGTCCTGGTCTGGCTGTTCTGTCTGGTGAATGCCATCCTGCCCCTGCTGGGGTTCGGCACTTATGCCTACAGCAGGTCACGGTTCCTGTGCTGCCTGAGCTTCACACCTGACAACAAGtactttgtgttgctgtggatGTTGTTAGGCATTGTGGCACCGATCCTCACCATGTGTTCTCTGTATGGATACATCGTCTATGTGGCCAGAAAACAGGCTCGCAGGGGAACATTCATGTGCAATGAGCTGCACTGCTACTATGTTCCTGCCAACAACTACCTGAGGAGCTCCATCGTCATGGTTACAACCTCAG tgtgtgtgctggtgtgctGGCTGCCTTACATCTCAGTGTGTTTGTACGAGACGTTCAGCGGTCAGCAGACCTCTGCAGTGACCTCTGCCCTTTCTGTTTGGCTGGTTCTGACCAGCGCCGCCCTCAACCCCTGGATCACTTGCATGACTCAGACGTAA
- the srp54 gene encoding signal recognition particle subunit SRP54 — MVLADLGRKITSALRSLSNATIINEEVLNAMLKEVCAALLEADVNIKLVKQLRENVKSAIDLEEMASGLNKRRMIQHAVFKELVKLVDPGVKAWTPTKGKNNVIMFVGLQGSGKTTTCSKLAYYYQRKGWKTCLICADTFRAGAFDQLKQNATKARIPFYGSYTEMDPVVIASEGVEKFKNENFEIIIVDTSGRHKQEDSLFEEMLQVSNAVQPDNIVYVMDASIGQACESQAKAFKDKVDVASVIVTKLDGHAKGGGALSAVAATRSPIIFIGTGEHIDDFEPFKTQPFISKLLGMGDIEGLIDRVNELKLDDNEELIDKLKHGQFTLRDMYEQFQNIMKMGPFGQIMGMIPGFGTDFMSKGNEQESMSRLKKLMTIMDSMNDQELDSKDGAKLFSKQPNRIQRVARGSGVATRDVQELLTQYTKFAQMVKKMGGIKGLFKGGDMSKNVNPSQMAKLNQQMAKMMDPRVLHHMGGMAGLQSMMRQFQQGAAGNMKGMMGFNNM, encoded by the exons ATGGTGTTAGCCGACCTGGGGAGGAAGATCACTTCTGCGCTGAGGTCCCTCAGCAACGCCACCATTATCAATGAAGAG GTGTTGAATGCTATGTTGAAGGAGgtgtgtgcagctctgctgGAGGCCGATGTCAACATCAAACTGGTCAAACAGCTAAGAGAGAACGTAAA GTCTGCCATAGATCTGGAGGAGATGGCCTCAGGTCTGAACAAGAGGAGGATGATCCAACACGCTGTCTTCAAAGAGCTCGTCAAG ctgGTCGATCCTGGGGTGAAGGCCTGGACTCCGACTAAAGGGAAGAACAACGTTATCATGTTTGTTGGTCTTCAGGGAAGCGGGAAAACGACAACCTGCTCCAAG TTGGCATATTACTACCAAAGGAAAGGCTGGAAGACATGTCTGATCTGTGCTGACACCTTCAGAGCAG GTGCCTTTGATCAACTCAAACAAAATGCCACCAAAGCCAGAATCCCCTTCTATGGGAG ttaTACAGAGATGGACCCGGTGGTGATCGCCTCCGAGGGCGTGGAGAAGTTCAAAAATGAGAACTTTGAGATCATCATCGTGGACACGAGTGGACGACACAAACAGGAAGACTCGCTGTTTGAGGAAATGTTACAAGTTTCCAATGCTGTG CAACCAGACAACATTGTGTACGTGATGGATGCATCGATCGGACAGGCCTGCGAGTCTCAGGCTAAAGCCTTCAAAGACAAAGTGGACGTGGCATCTGTGATCGTAACCAAACTGGATGGACATGCCAAAGGAGGAGGAGCTCTGAGCGC TGTGGCGGCCACAAGGAGTCCCATCATTTTCATCGGGACAGGAGAACACATCGATGACTTTGAGCCATTTAAAACGCAGCCATTCATTAGCAAACTACTGG gGATGGGAGATATCGAAGGATTGATCGACAGAGTGAACGAGCTCAAACTAGACGATAACGAGGAGCTGATCGACAAACTCAAACACG gTCAGTTCACCCTCAGAGACATGTATGAGCAGTTTCAGAACATCATGAAGATGGGACCCTTTGGACAGATCATG gggaTGATTCCTGGCTTTGGTACAGACTTCATGAGTAAGGGAAATGAACAGGAATCAATGTCCAGACTGAAGAAACTCATGACCATCATGGACAGCATGAATGACCAGG AACTGGACAGTAAAGACGGGGCCAAGCTGTTCAGTAAGCAGCCCAACAGGATCCAGAGAGTGGCCCGAGGGTCCGGTGTAGCCACCAGAGACGTCCAGGAGCTGCTCACTCAGTACACCAAGTTCGCCCAGATGGTGAAGAAGATGGGGGGCATCAAAGGACTGTTTAAAG GAGGAGACATGTCCAAGAACGTAAACCCGTCACAGATGGCGAAACTCAACCAGCAGATGGCGAAAATGATGGACCCCCGAGTCCTACACCACATGG gtggaaTGGCAGGTCTTCAGTCTATGATGCGTCAGTTCCAGCAGGGAGCCGCCGGAAATATGAAAGGCATGATGGGATTCAACAACATGTGA